One Candidatus Nitrososphaera evergladensis SR1 genomic window carries:
- a CDS encoding cation diffusion facilitator family transporter translates to MAGGSKKAIYAALFGNLGIAIAKLIAAIFTGSTAMWAETYHSFSDTFNQILLLVGIRTSAKAATERHPFGYGKEQFFWSFLVATMLFGISGVLSLEQGATSLLVAPHHIQNVSVSYIILAISAAFEGNALRVAFVVFKQAIEARGEKVSLRTLYNEFRESKDPSILTVMVEDSAALLGITIAAVGIFLSEATGNTIYDAVSSLAIGVILMVFASFLAKENKALLIGEAISRKEWKRIVDSVLQIREVNRVVSLRTMHFAPQDVLVAMEVNLKDGLDTDKIELVIDKIEKQVKVTIPYINPSKIYVELEQDSCPTDFKRKPEKGK, encoded by the coding sequence TTGGCCGGCGGCTCCAAGAAAGCGATTTACGCCGCATTGTTTGGAAACCTTGGAATAGCCATAGCCAAACTCATCGCCGCGATATTTACTGGTAGCACGGCAATGTGGGCTGAAACCTATCATTCTTTCTCTGACACGTTTAACCAGATACTGCTACTCGTCGGAATAAGGACTAGTGCCAAGGCCGCCACGGAGCGTCATCCGTTTGGCTACGGTAAAGAGCAGTTCTTTTGGTCCTTTCTAGTCGCCACGATGCTTTTTGGAATTTCCGGCGTGCTCTCATTGGAGCAGGGCGCCACCTCGCTGTTGGTTGCGCCCCATCACATCCAAAACGTCAGCGTCAGCTACATAATCCTGGCAATATCCGCAGCATTTGAAGGAAATGCGTTGAGAGTCGCATTCGTGGTGTTCAAGCAAGCGATTGAAGCAAGGGGCGAAAAGGTCAGTCTTCGTACCCTTTACAACGAGTTTAGAGAAAGCAAGGACCCTTCCATCCTGACAGTCATGGTCGAGGACTCTGCCGCCCTTCTTGGGATTACCATTGCAGCAGTAGGGATATTTCTTTCAGAAGCGACCGGCAACACCATCTATGATGCCGTCAGCTCGCTTGCCATAGGTGTCATCCTGATGGTCTTTGCTTCCTTCTTGGCAAAGGAGAACAAGGCCCTTCTGATAGGTGAGGCCATATCAAGGAAGGAGTGGAAGAGAATAGTCGATTCTGTGTTGCAGATTCGCGAGGTCAACAGGGTAGTTTCCCTGAGGACGATGCACTTTGCTCCCCAGGACGTGCTAGTTGCAATGGAAGTCAACCTGAAGGATGGCTTGGACACGGACAAAATAGAGTTGGTGATAGACAAGATTGAAAAGCAAGTAAAAGTGACTATCCCTTACATCAACCCCTCAAAAATCTATGTCGAGTTAGAACAGGATAGTTGTCCGACCGACTTCAAAAGAAAGCCAGAAAAGGGAAAATGA
- a CDS encoding chitobiase/beta-hexosaminidase C-terminal domain-containing protein produces MAASFLLVLGAISTPLSAQAATIPGACNCVIFRLDDIQDFWLNTVQVALMDHFIEKSEKLTVGTIMNFIGNDPSVVDKVRAGLDSGTFELASHAWNHVDYRTLTPQEQHDTLQQANQKMTSLWGSSAVVFIPPYNAYNDDTLAALQALKMKVISAEFDQELPTIYDPDNPNSKDNKVYKAIPGSNISDSHGIYHLPQVIGFYTYDSEPPTKTAMNTLTSRIDSTISSYGYAVVTLHPQDFAVKDSSQNPTNQISSSELADLDTLIKNIQSKGYAIRTYSQAIGDDNNGSGGGSPSSPPPSSEPPAADDDTDKTAPQITAPADIVKEATGVLTPVSLPSPSVHDDKDPSPHVTNDAPGGGSESGDGANGFPVGTTTVKWNVTDASGNSNSTTQKVTITDTTPPSTPKPLSPKDASKIANGGALRFEWTEATDLASPAVRYDLVVADNPDFKNPAVISQTGLEAPTYNIPPPSGSEPLANGTYYWKVRASDSYGNQSPYSEVSTFIVNSNSSDSSNNGSSNGNNNNGGSTSNSAIALTASPPAGTYSSAQLVTLSANASSSSSATNAVTIYYTTDGSDPAAMTAAVSVYSAPIPIASTTTLKFIARDSSAGNVVAPTVAQEYVIQSVASSSGSSGGGSGGGGGGGGGGSSSGGSFTADGQVFTYADSHFAQHPLDRIQLVTFGTMNLLQNNIVMTSVNPGQPVNISATFKNYQNIPQSYVFITQVEKDGITFSIDWTTGTVNAGQTETASRFWTPADNYDSGNYTVKVFVWDQLSGSPVALSEAGISRISVVAPASAQQQHSELPQM; encoded by the coding sequence ATGGCAGCCTCGTTCTTGCTCGTATTGGGCGCAATCTCTACACCATTGTCTGCCCAAGCTGCTACAATCCCCGGTGCGTGCAACTGTGTAATCTTTAGGCTTGATGATATTCAGGATTTCTGGCTTAACACCGTTCAGGTTGCGCTTATGGATCACTTTATCGAAAAAAGCGAGAAACTTACGGTTGGAACAATAATGAACTTTATTGGAAACGACCCTTCGGTGGTGGACAAGGTGAGGGCAGGACTGGATTCAGGAACATTCGAGCTTGCAAGCCATGCGTGGAACCACGTTGACTATAGGACCTTGACTCCTCAGGAACAACATGATACGCTGCAGCAGGCCAATCAAAAGATGACCTCGCTTTGGGGAAGCAGTGCAGTGGTGTTCATTCCCCCATACAATGCCTATAATGACGACACTCTTGCCGCGCTTCAGGCACTGAAAATGAAGGTAATAAGCGCAGAATTTGACCAAGAACTTCCGACCATCTACGACCCCGACAACCCTAACAGCAAAGACAACAAAGTCTACAAGGCGATACCTGGCTCTAATATTTCAGACTCGCATGGCATCTATCATCTTCCGCAAGTGATAGGATTCTACACCTATGATTCCGAACCCCCGACAAAGACAGCGATGAATACATTGACCAGTCGCATCGATTCGACAATATCTTCATACGGATACGCGGTTGTTACGTTGCATCCCCAAGACTTTGCTGTAAAGGATTCAAGCCAGAATCCAACAAACCAGATCTCAAGCAGCGAACTAGCAGATCTGGACACTCTCATCAAAAACATTCAATCAAAAGGGTATGCGATAAGGACGTATTCGCAGGCGATAGGCGATGATAATAATGGCAGTGGTGGTGGCTCCCCTTCATCTCCGCCACCGTCTTCGGAACCGCCTGCTGCTGATGATGATACTGACAAGACTGCTCCCCAGATAACCGCCCCGGCAGATATCGTAAAGGAAGCTACAGGCGTTCTTACGCCAGTTTCACTACCATCGCCGTCTGTGCACGACGACAAGGATCCATCTCCGCATGTCACCAATGACGCGCCCGGTGGAGGGTCTGAGTCCGGAGACGGTGCTAATGGTTTCCCCGTTGGGACGACCACCGTCAAGTGGAACGTGACTGATGCCTCAGGCAACTCCAATTCTACAACGCAAAAGGTTACCATAACCGATACAACACCTCCTTCGACTCCAAAGCCGCTGTCGCCAAAAGACGCTTCCAAAATTGCAAACGGCGGAGCATTAAGGTTTGAATGGACAGAAGCAACCGACCTGGCCTCGCCTGCAGTAAGGTATGATTTGGTGGTTGCAGACAACCCTGACTTTAAAAATCCTGCCGTTATATCGCAAACAGGACTTGAAGCACCAACGTACAACATCCCTCCTCCTAGCGGCTCAGAGCCTTTAGCCAATGGGACGTACTATTGGAAGGTCAGAGCATCGGATTCATACGGGAACCAGAGTCCTTACAGCGAGGTGAGCACGTTTATCGTCAACAGTAACAGTAGTGATAGTAGCAACAATGGCAGCAGCAACGGCAACAACAATAATGGTGGAAGTACCAGTAACAGTGCCATCGCATTGACCGCCTCGCCTCCGGCTGGCACATACAGTTCCGCGCAGTTAGTCACGCTCTCAGCCAATGCGTCATCATCATCGTCTGCTACTAACGCTGTTACTATCTATTATACCACCGATGGCTCTGACCCTGCAGCAATGACAGCTGCAGTCAGCGTCTACTCTGCACCAATACCGATAGCTTCCACAACGACGCTCAAGTTTATTGCACGAGATAGTAGCGCCGGTAACGTCGTCGCCCCTACGGTCGCACAGGAATATGTCATCCAGAGTGTCGCAAGTAGTAGTGGTAGCAGCGGCGGCGGTAGTGGTGGGGGAGGCGGCGGTGGCGGCGGAGGCTCCTCTTCTGGCGGCAGTTTCACTGCCGATGGCCAAGTGTTCACCTATGCGGACTCGCACTTTGCACAACACCCGCTGGACCGGATTCAGCTTGTAACCTTTGGCACGATGAACTTACTTCAGAACAACATCGTCATGACGTCAGTCAATCCAGGGCAGCCGGTAAACATCTCGGCTACATTCAAAAACTATCAGAACATCCCACAGAGCTACGTCTTCATAACCCAGGTTGAAAAGGACGGCATTACTTTTAGCATTGACTGGACAACAGGCACGGTAAACGCTGGACAGACAGAAACGGCTTCGAGGTTTTGGACGCCTGCAGACAACTATGATTCTGGCAACTATACCGTCAAGGTCTTTGTATGGGACCAGTTGAGCGGGTCTCCTGTCGCGCTGTCCGAAGCAGGAATATCACGAATATCTGTTGTTGCGCCGGCGTCGGCGCAACAGCAACATAGCGAGCTGCCGCAAATGTGA
- a CDS encoding D-glucuronyl C5-epimerase family protein: protein MPPTWKIFESITEKLSRRRGLLVIPLAIVVFTVSVPPTLMMKPIAFAEDSVVNVAVASDNNDNSSGKRTGWSDIEYINDVNNITMVDYKNLFGLNIGQVYNPNFVNDADWFLSHFEDHGDYYLVPYNYDWHFYSHISAPWYGCEAQSKAMLVTAKAYNETRDPKYLEFSKKVFNGFNSTILNQDGWLLGVAAENNNAAILNSQLFCVANLMTYYEYTGDEQALTLFKKGVDVLEKNIGNLTADCGTYYSLSKDRFVPHQQHPEYMKMLDRLYSMTGSDTLKNTLDKWQQDYLTCGKEDDGARQEQAG from the coding sequence TTGCCGCCAACTTGGAAAATCTTCGAAAGTATCACCGAGAAGCTCAGTAGGAGAAGAGGTCTGCTCGTTATTCCTCTTGCCATCGTCGTTTTCACTGTTTCGGTTCCGCCGACGCTGATGATGAAACCGATTGCGTTTGCAGAGGATTCAGTTGTTAATGTTGCTGTTGCCAGTGATAATAATGATAATAGCTCCGGCAAAAGAACCGGTTGGTCAGACATTGAATATATCAATGACGTAAATAACATCACGATGGTAGATTACAAAAACCTCTTTGGCCTGAATATAGGCCAGGTCTACAATCCTAACTTTGTGAACGATGCTGACTGGTTTCTCAGTCACTTTGAAGATCATGGCGATTATTATCTAGTGCCGTATAACTATGACTGGCACTTTTATTCGCACATATCGGCGCCCTGGTACGGTTGTGAAGCTCAGAGTAAGGCGATGCTTGTGACCGCTAAAGCATACAATGAGACAAGAGATCCTAAATATCTGGAATTTTCCAAAAAAGTGTTCAACGGCTTTAATTCCACGATCTTGAATCAGGATGGCTGGCTTTTGGGGGTAGCAGCAGAAAACAACAATGCTGCAATACTGAACAGTCAGCTGTTTTGCGTTGCAAATCTGATGACTTATTACGAATATACTGGGGACGAGCAAGCGCTGACATTATTCAAGAAGGGTGTAGATGTATTGGAGAAAAACATCGGTAACCTGACAGCAGATTGTGGCACATACTATTCCCTATCTAAAGACAGGTTTGTGCCGCACCAACAGCATCCTGAATACATGAAGATGCTGGACAGGCTCTATTCAATGACGGGAAGCGACACGCTGAAAAATACGCTGGACAAATGGCAGCAAGACTATCTAACTTGCGGCAAAGAAGATGACGGAGCCCGTCAAGAACAAGCCGGCTAG
- a CDS encoding methane monooxygenase/ammonia monooxygenase subunit C, with amino-acid sequence MIRERTMAQMPALIPKEVEVQRLKKIYIMVICLGSIAASVEVDNFVDGSLHQTSIRDSAFTPAHWWLYSHFVALPVGWGMVAIYDRKVPALRGPGNSMNTGLKITILGYLATMFTIGVNEMWHFWFVEEIFAVPNHWMFNMGVVVAFMGALAYVVRVYARLVELGAEMPARNPYVAEMYKLALEGKLYSRSIP; translated from the coding sequence ATCATACGTGAAAGAACTATGGCGCAGATGCCAGCACTGATACCAAAGGAAGTCGAGGTCCAAAGGCTGAAGAAGATCTACATAATGGTGATATGCCTAGGTTCCATTGCAGCCTCCGTCGAAGTAGACAACTTCGTCGATGGCTCGCTGCACCAGACATCCATACGTGACTCTGCATTCACGCCAGCACACTGGTGGCTGTACAGCCACTTCGTGGCTCTCCCTGTCGGCTGGGGTATGGTAGCAATTTACGACAGAAAAGTCCCGGCACTCAGAGGTCCAGGCAACTCGATGAACACTGGTTTGAAGATAACCATCCTTGGTTACCTTGCCACGATGTTCACAATCGGTGTCAACGAGATGTGGCACTTCTGGTTCGTAGAAGAGATATTTGCAGTACCCAACCACTGGATGTTCAACATGGGTGTCGTAGTGGCATTCATGGGAGCCCTTGCGTACGTGGTAAGGGTGTACGCACGTTTGGTAGAACTGGGTGCAGAAATGCCTGCAAGGAACCCGTATGTAGCAGAGATGTACAAGCTCGCACTGGAAGGCAAGCTGTACAGCAGGTCCATCCCGTAA
- a CDS encoding polysaccharide deacetylase family protein has product MTRKKISFKFMSTCSYPATHKAVAALMMTTVMVLLLITPASMALTASAQELTTAASVDTPSPKEACNCVIFRLDDVQDYWLVPVQAAIIDKFIEKNASLDMALIMNWVGNDPALVSKLREASLSQQNSSLIEMSLHGWNHVDYGKLSLGQQYDTLKAANARMQDLFGRKSAILVMPFNSYNEDTLKAMNQLGLRIISAEFDTEIESIYNPDEPDSPDNKIYRATTATATTIPKGQDANNSESGVGGDGSLDDDIKDQYGIYHLPQAVGFYTYDSEIPTKTPLALIEEKIGSTIASYGYAVVTLHPQDFTVKNADNSPTKDLSQKEIDDLGILIDWIKQNNHTIRTFSDATKVPLFPIVDNVAPSINAPMDKAVVSSSPLTHVDLGFPTLSDNVDPHPVAINNAPAVGFPRGTTKVIWTAADDAGNAANATQYVTVALVADKTRPTVTIDAPANTTAIKGSAPIANIPVKGTAFDDESGVKVIEVRTNDTDYKVAKQEGEGGGDGWSNWSASVTVKHPGITEIIARATDFFGNHQWRTIQVQVSLNGTAATTTGNGKA; this is encoded by the coding sequence ATGACAAGAAAGAAGATTTCTTTCAAGTTCATGTCAACTTGCTCTTATCCTGCTACCCATAAAGCAGTCGCTGCTCTGATGATGACGACAGTGATGGTGCTTTTGCTAATTACCCCTGCAAGTATGGCGCTCACAGCATCCGCGCAGGAGTTAACAACGGCAGCATCAGTAGACACCCCGAGTCCTAAAGAAGCGTGCAACTGCGTAATATTCCGGCTTGACGATGTACAGGATTACTGGCTTGTACCTGTGCAAGCGGCTATCATTGACAAGTTCATCGAAAAGAATGCGAGTCTTGATATGGCGCTGATAATGAACTGGGTTGGGAACGACCCCGCGCTGGTCAGCAAGTTAAGAGAGGCTTCACTTTCACAACAAAATTCAAGCCTCATCGAAATGTCGCTTCATGGATGGAACCACGTTGACTACGGCAAGCTTTCTTTGGGGCAGCAGTACGACACGCTCAAAGCGGCTAACGCAAGGATGCAAGATCTGTTTGGCAGAAAGAGCGCGATACTTGTGATGCCGTTTAACTCGTACAATGAGGACACGCTCAAAGCAATGAATCAGCTCGGCTTGAGGATAATTAGCGCAGAGTTTGATACAGAGATTGAAAGCATTTACAATCCAGACGAGCCTGACAGTCCTGACAACAAGATATACCGGGCGACGACAGCAACTGCCACTACAATACCTAAAGGGCAAGACGCAAACAACAGCGAAAGCGGTGTCGGTGGTGATGGCTCGCTTGATGATGACATAAAAGACCAGTACGGCATTTATCACTTGCCACAGGCAGTAGGCTTTTACACCTATGATTCAGAGATTCCAACAAAGACCCCGCTTGCACTTATCGAGGAAAAGATTGGCAGTACCATTGCCAGCTACGGCTATGCGGTAGTGACGCTCCACCCGCAGGACTTTACAGTGAAGAACGCGGATAACAGTCCAACGAAAGATCTTTCACAGAAGGAGATAGACGACCTTGGCATCCTGATAGACTGGATAAAACAAAATAACCATACGATAAGAACATTTTCAGATGCAACCAAGGTTCCTCTATTTCCGATAGTAGACAATGTTGCCCCAAGCATAAATGCCCCCATGGACAAGGCGGTTGTTTCCTCATCTCCTCTAACTCATGTCGACCTTGGATTCCCAACCCTTTCTGACAACGTGGATCCTCACCCGGTGGCGATAAACAATGCGCCTGCAGTGGGCTTCCCGAGAGGAACGACCAAGGTGATCTGGACTGCAGCCGACGATGCAGGCAACGCTGCAAATGCAACCCAGTATGTGACAGTGGCTCTTGTCGCGGATAAAACCCGGCCCACGGTCACTATCGATGCGCCTGCAAATACGACTGCAATCAAGGGAAGTGCTCCAATCGCAAACATACCGGTGAAAGGAACCGCCTTTGACGATGAGTCAGGAGTCAAGGTGATAGAGGTTCGGACTAACGACACTGACTACAAGGTCGCCAAACAGGAAGGGGAAGGAGGAGGCGACGGATGGTCAAACTGGAGTGCATCTGTAACAGTAAAGCACCCCGGGATCACAGAAATTATCGCAAGAGCCACAGACTTTTTCGGGAACCATCAATGGAGAACAATTCAGGTCCAAGTTTCACTAAACGGAACGGCTGCTACTACTACCGGCAATGGCAAAGCCTGA
- a CDS encoding MFS transporter: MSRDSSTSNNHRFPYSADVSASVSIIIARVFYAVNWFNVAAIFPLLVLDFGQHDIGLLGSISAAFFIGVGMFQVPAGIFAARYSPRSMAIFGIGLSSSVALLYGFTSEASQLIWLRFIVGAGMALFFSSGVVLIAKHAGGTKKSSGFSIGLLNSAHSAGGIIGLFGWIVIAQMVGWRSSLVLSGAIGIATALPMIIAIPSSAHRRPISKRPPPPAADAAVNNNYSESRDIISPSPPEAQAGGNRWPDISEIWGTLSNPSLIALGLVLTGIQASWALLLTFTIVYLQSLNIQLESAGVIASMALISAIVSAPLIGGYYDKKVKDSRKILLACGVGISAALAAMSIQILSVIIIAVIALGFFSGGAFTFAYAKARTIRTTARGRGQDERNNSVSLQHEERRGEDTSSYSSADKNKSSYNSSALNVAWINGLSLIGILWMPLVFSLAVKSGGGYSNAWLLSAILAALFMFIPLQKVEK, from the coding sequence ATGAGTCGAGATTCTTCTACCAGTAATAATCATCGCTTTCCTTATTCCGCCGATGTCTCGGCATCGGTTTCCATCATTATTGCCAGGGTTTTCTACGCAGTAAACTGGTTCAATGTGGCAGCGATATTTCCGCTTCTTGTACTTGACTTTGGGCAGCACGATATTGGTCTGCTAGGCTCTATATCTGCGGCTTTTTTCATAGGAGTGGGGATGTTTCAGGTCCCTGCAGGCATATTTGCCGCCCGGTATTCTCCCCGGTCCATGGCAATATTTGGAATAGGGTTGTCATCTAGTGTCGCTCTTCTCTACGGCTTTACATCAGAGGCGTCACAGCTGATATGGCTGCGTTTCATTGTGGGAGCAGGCATGGCATTATTTTTCAGTTCTGGAGTTGTGCTTATCGCAAAGCATGCAGGAGGTACTAAAAAGTCCTCTGGCTTTTCAATTGGCCTTTTGAACTCGGCACACTCGGCTGGCGGAATTATAGGACTTTTTGGCTGGATCGTCATCGCTCAGATGGTTGGATGGAGGTCAAGCCTTGTATTAAGTGGAGCAATTGGCATCGCAACAGCCTTACCCATGATTATAGCTATTCCATCATCGGCCCACCGTAGGCCGATATCAAAAAGACCACCACCACCAGCAGCAGATGCTGCTGTCAACAACAACTATTCAGAGAGCAGAGACATTATTTCGCCATCACCTCCAGAAGCGCAGGCAGGAGGCAACAGATGGCCAGACATCTCCGAGATCTGGGGAACATTGTCAAACCCTTCATTAATTGCGCTCGGTCTTGTCCTTACAGGGATTCAGGCTTCCTGGGCTCTGTTGCTGACTTTTACCATAGTTTATCTCCAAAGCCTCAATATTCAACTGGAAAGCGCGGGCGTAATCGCAAGCATGGCATTGATATCTGCCATTGTATCTGCACCTTTGATTGGCGGTTATTACGACAAGAAAGTAAAGGATTCAAGAAAGATTCTGCTGGCCTGCGGCGTCGGCATAAGCGCTGCCCTTGCGGCAATGTCTATTCAGATCCTGTCAGTCATAATCATCGCCGTCATTGCTCTTGGATTCTTTTCCGGCGGCGCGTTTACCTTTGCCTATGCCAAAGCGCGCACAATAAGAACAACGGCTCGTGGTAGAGGTCAGGATGAAAGAAACAACAGCGTGAGTTTGCAGCATGAAGAAAGAAGAGGAGAGGATACAAGCTCCTACTCATCTGCTGACAAAAACAAATCTTCTTACAATAGCAGTGCGCTAAACGTCGCTTGGATAAATGGTCTATCACTTATTGGTATATTGTGGATGCCTCTTGTGTTCTCGCTTGCAGTCAAATCCGGAGGGGGATACTCTAATGCCTGGCTCTTGTCCGCCATACTGGCTGCGCTATTTATGTTCATTCCACTACAAAAGGTGGAAAAATAG
- a CDS encoding winged helix-turn-helix domain-containing protein, which produces MDIIQKDSLAHAEGDGVLKTTIMYNCYVSIPQLRKYMPLLQEHGLIEYSEKTRLYRTTEKGSLYRKAYDAVADALKPNNKRSRH; this is translated from the coding sequence ATGGACATTATACAAAAAGACAGTCTAGCTCATGCTGAAGGCGATGGTGTGCTAAAGACTACAATCATGTACAACTGCTACGTGTCTATTCCGCAGCTCAGGAAGTACATGCCACTTCTGCAGGAGCATGGGCTCATAGAATATTCTGAGAAGACTAGATTGTACAGGACAACTGAAAAAGGCAGTCTATATCGGAAAGCCTACGACGCTGTAGCTGATGCACTCAAACCTAATAACAAAAGAAGTCGACATTGA